A portion of the Fusobacterium nucleatum genome contains these proteins:
- a CDS encoding OmpA family protein → MKNKKIIASCMLALSLVSCTGLEAGNGAYTAGGAAGGAALGAVAGQVIGKDTKGTLIGAAVGSLLGMGWGAYRDNQERELKAKLQGTQAQVRKDGNALVINLPGGVTFASDSANITSGFYSALNGIAQSLNNYPETRIQVNGYTDNTGKDAHNQELSQRRANAVAQYLIAQGVSSNRIVANGFGSSNPIASNSTPEGRLQNRRVEIKILPAQ, encoded by the coding sequence ATGAAAAATAAAAAAATAATTGCAAGTTGTATGCTAGCTTTATCGTTAGTTAGTTGTACAGGTTTAGAAGCAGGTAATGGTGCTTACACTGCTGGTGGAGCTGCTGGTGGAGCTGCACTTGGAGCCGTTGCAGGACAAGTAATTGGAAAAGATACAAAAGGAACTTTAATTGGAGCTGCTGTTGGTTCTCTACTAGGAATGGGTTGGGGAGCTTACAGAGATAATCAAGAAAGAGAATTAAAAGCTAAACTTCAAGGTACACAAGCACAAGTTAGAAAAGATGGAAATGCCTTAGTAATAAATCTTCCAGGAGGAGTTACTTTTGCAAGTGATAGTGCTAATATAACATCTGGTTTCTATTCAGCACTTAATGGAATTGCTCAATCTCTAAATAACTATCCTGAAACTAGAATACAAGTAAATGGATATACAGATAACACTGGTAAAGATGCTCATAACCAAGAATTATCTCAAAGAAGAGCAAATGCAGTTGCACAATATCTTATAGCACAAGGTGTTTCATCTAATAGAATAGTTGCAAATGGTTTTGGAAGCTCAAATCCTATTGCTTCTAACTCAACACCAGAAGGAAGATTACAAAATAGAAGAGTTGAAATAAAAATATTACCAGCTCAATAA
- the galU gene encoding UTP--glucose-1-phosphate uridylyltransferase GalU, whose product MKKVTKAVIPAAGLGTRVLPATKALPKEMLTIVDKPSLQYIVEELVDSGITDIVIITGRNKNSIEDHFDFSYELENTLKNDNKLDLLEKVSHISNIANIYYVRQSMPLGLGHAVLKAKSFIGDEPFVIALGDDIIYNPEKPVTKQMIEKYELYGKSIIGCQEVAKEDVSKYGIAKLGHKVDETTYQMLDFLEKPSVNEAPSRTACLGRYLLSGKVFKYLEETKPGKNGEIQLTDGILAMMRDNEEVLAYNFIGKRYDIGSKFGLLRANIEFGLRNEETKEEVKEYLKKLDIEKI is encoded by the coding sequence ATGAAAAAAGTTACTAAGGCTGTTATACCTGCTGCTGGTTTAGGAACAAGAGTTTTACCAGCAACAAAAGCACTGCCAAAGGAAATGCTTACAATAGTTGATAAACCATCTTTACAATATATAGTTGAGGAGTTAGTTGACTCTGGAATAACAGATATTGTAATAATAACAGGAAGAAATAAAAATTCAATAGAAGATCATTTCGATTTTTCTTATGAATTAGAAAATACTTTAAAAAATGATAATAAATTAGATTTATTAGAAAAAGTTTCACATATATCAAATATTGCAAATATTTACTATGTAAGACAAAGTATGCCACTTGGTTTAGGACATGCAGTATTAAAAGCTAAATCTTTTATTGGAGATGAACCCTTTGTTATTGCTTTAGGAGATGACATCATATATAATCCTGAAAAACCAGTTACTAAACAAATGATTGAAAAATATGAGCTTTATGGAAAGAGCATAATAGGATGTCAAGAAGTAGCAAAAGAAGATGTTTCTAAATATGGTATAGCAAAATTAGGGCATAAGGTTGATGAAACTACTTATCAGATGTTAGATTTTTTAGAAAAGCCCTCTGTAAATGAAGCTCCTTCAAGAACAGCTTGTTTAGGAAGGTATTTACTTTCAGGAAAAGTATTTAAATATTTAGAGGAAACAAAACCTGGAAAAAATGGAGAAATCCAATTAACAGATGGAATACTTGCTATGATGCGAGATAATGAAGAGGTTTTAGCATATAATTTTATTGGCAAAAGATATGATATAGGAAGTAAATTTGGATTACTTAGAGCTAATATTGAGTTTGGACTTAGAAATGAAGAAACAAAAGAAGAAGTTAAAGAATATCTAAAAAAATTAGATATAGAAAAAATATAA
- a CDS encoding tetratricopeptide repeat protein — MGIINKKDEEFFENVEYFSEIIDRINDIQENNNYSDEEMDNDLDVALWRAFVYINLWSYKGYAKAERILKKVENKGIKNPIWCYRYAVSIARLRKYEEALKYFLIGTEVDSTYPWNWLELGRLYYKFGELDKVFECIEKGLELVPNDYEFLTLKDDVKNDRGYFYSINHYINEEVDKTEDRELDYGDDEEWEKFKKETHYGEKCL, encoded by the coding sequence ATGGGAATTATTAACAAAAAAGATGAAGAATTTTTTGAAAATGTAGAATATTTTAGTGAAATAATAGATAGAATAAATGATATTCAAGAAAATAACAATTATTCTGATGAAGAAATGGATAATGATTTAGATGTAGCCCTTTGGAGAGCTTTTGTATATATTAATTTATGGAGTTATAAAGGATATGCAAAAGCAGAAAGAATACTAAAAAAGGTGGAAAATAAAGGAATAAAAAATCCTATTTGGTGTTATAGATATGCTGTTTCTATTGCAAGGCTTAGAAAATATGAGGAAGCTTTAAAATATTTTTTAATAGGAACAGAAGTTGATTCTACTTATCCTTGGAATTGGTTAGAACTTGGAAGATTATATTATAAATTTGGTGAACTTGACAAGGTTTTTGAATGTATAGAAAAAGGTTTAGAGCTTGTTCCAAATGACTATGAATTTTTAACTTTAAAAGATGATGTAAAAAATGATAGAGGATATTTTTATTCTATAAATCACTATATAAATGAAGAGGTTGATAAAACAGAAGATAGAGAATTAGATTATGGTGATGATGAAGAGTGGGAAAAATTTAAAAAAGAAACTCATTATGGTGAAAAATGTCTTTAA